From Rhododendron vialii isolate Sample 1 chromosome 10a, ASM3025357v1, the proteins below share one genomic window:
- the LOC131302654 gene encoding probable serine/threonine-protein kinase PIX13, with product MGNCLGFQSAGSNLSASPSTSGKAGSYAKGGRFSASGSSASQGRSSFATSEDTCIDGEILPTSNLKAFSFGDMKSATGNFRNSTVLGQGGFGTVYKGFVDEKTLAPTKFGSGMIVAIKKLNPESIQGFQEWQSEVNFLGRLCHPNLVKLLGYCWEDQELLLVYEFMQKGSLENHLFGRVSSIEPLSWDIRLKIAIDAAKGLAFLHSPDVKVIYRDFKASNILLDGHYNAKISDFGIAKAGPSGGDSHVTTRIIGTHGYAAPEYVATGHLYVKSDVYGFGVVLLELLTGLRALDMKRAGKHNLVDWARPLLPYKSKLNLLMDVHIEGQYSSKAASLAANLTLRCLESDPKRRPSMKEVVEVLDRIVAIQGKSKSPSKSISSTSHHHHHHHHGHGREHGHEHGSQSSHHRSPLHPSQQH from the exons ATGGGGAATTGCCTTGGTTTTCAGTCTGCTGGTTCTAACCTCAGTGCATCTCCTTCCACCTCAG GAAAAGCTGGCTCTTATGCCAAGGGAGGCAGATTCTCGGCATCGGGCAGCAGTGCCAGCCAAGGCCGGTCGTCGTTTGCGACAAGCGAAGATACATGTATAGATGGGGAAATATTGCCCACCTCCAATTTGAAGGCTTTCAGTTTTGGGGATATGAAGAGTGCGACCGGAAATTTTAGGAACAGTACAGTATTGGGTCAGGGTGGGTTTGGTACTGTCTATAAGGGATTTGTGGATGAGAAAACACTTGCACCAACCAAGTTTGGGAGTGGAATGATTGTTGCTATCAAGAAACTTAACCCTGAAAGTATCCAGGGGTTTCAAGAATGGCAG TCGGAAGTGAACTTTTTGGGAAGGCTATGTCATCCGAACTTAGTCAAGCTGTTGGGGTACTGTTGGGAGGATCAAGAACTGCTGCTTGTGTACGAATTTATGCAGAAGGGAAGCTTGGAAAACCATCTTTTTGGAC GGGTTTCTAGCATCGAACCACTTTCTTGGGATATACGGCTCAAAATAGCTATTGATGCAGCAAAGGGGCTTGCTTTCTTGCACAGTCCAGATGTGAAAGTCATTTATAGGGACTTCAAAGCATCGAATATACTGCTTGATGGG CATTACAATGcaaaaatttcagattttggcATAGCAAAGGCAGGGCCTTCAGGTGGAGATTCGCACGTGACAACACGAATTATAGGAACACATGGTTATGCTGCTCCAGAATATGTCGCGACAG GACATCTATACGTGAAAAGCGACGTGTATGGTTTTGGTGTCGTGCTGCTGGAGCTTTTAACAGGTTTACGGGCACTTGATATGAAACGGGCGGGGAAGCATAACCTGGTTGATTGGGCAAGACCCCTTCTCCCCTACAAAAGCAAGCTCAACTTGCTTATGGATGTACATATAGAAGGACAGTATTCTTCTAAGGCAGCGTCACTCGCTGCTAACCTCACCCTACGCTGCCTAGAATCAGATCCAAAAAGGCGGCCTTCCATGAAAGAAGTTGTAGAGGTCTTAGACCGGATCGTAGCTATCCAGGGAAAATCAAAATCACCGTCAAAATCCATCTCTTCTAcatctcatcatcatcaccatcatcatcatgGACATGGACGTGAACATGGACATGAACATGGAAGTCAATCTAGCCATCATCGTTCTCCTCTTCACCCTAGCCAACAACATTGA
- the LOC131302653 gene encoding catalase isozyme 1-like isoform X1, producing the protein MRDSNFDCFRPSSAYNSPYFTTNSGAPVWNNNSSLTVGTRGPILLEDYHLVEKLANFDRERIPERVVHARGASAKGFFEVTHDISQLTCADFLRAPGVQTPVIVRFSTVIHERGSPETLRDPRGFAVKFYTREGNFDLVGNNFPVFFVRDGMKFPDMVHALKPNPKSHIQENWRIVDFFSHHPESLHMFTFLFDDLGVPQDYRHMEGSGVNTYTLINRAGKAHYVKFHWKPTCGVKCLLEEEAIKVGGANHSHATQDLYDSIAAGNYPEWKLFIQTIDPDHEDRFDFDPLDVTKTWPEDILPLQPVGRLVLNKNIDNFFAENEQLAFCPAIIVPGIYYSDDKLLQTRIFSYSDTQRHRLGPNYLQLPANAPKCAHHNNHHEGFMNFMHRDEEVNYFPSRYSSVRHAESVPIPPAIYTGKRDKCIIEKENNFKQPGERFRSFDPDRQERFICRWVEALSDPRVTHEIRIIWISYWSQADRSLGQKLASRLNMRPNI; encoded by the exons ATGCGTGATAGTAACTTTGATTGT TTTCGCCCGTCAAGTGCATACAACTCCCCGTACTTCACCACGAATTCCGGTGCTCCTGTGTGGAACAACAATTCATCTCTTACAGTTGGAACCAGAG GACCAATTCTGCTAGAGGACTATCATTTGGTGGAGAAGCTTGCCAATTTTGATAGGGAACGCATCCCAGAGCGCGTTGTTCATGCCAGAGGAGCTAGTGCCAAAGGGTTCTTTGAGGTCACTCATGACATTTCTCAACTCACATGCGCTGATTTCCTTCGTGCCCCTGGTGTCCAAACCCCTGTTATTGTCAGGTTTTCCACTGTCATACATGAGCGTGGCAGCCCTGAAACTCTTAGGGATCCTCGAGGTTTTGCTGTGAAATTCTACACTAGAGAG GGTAATTTTGATCTGGTGGGAAACAATTTCCCTGTCTTCTTTGTCCGTGATGGGATGAAGTTCCCTGACATGGTCCATGCTCTAAAACCCAACCCTAAGTCCCATATCCAAGAGAACTGGAGGATCGTTGACTTCTTCTCCCACCACCCAGAAAGCTTGCACATGTTCACTTTCCTCTTTGACGATCTGGGTGTTCCACAGGATTACAGGCACATGGAAGGCTCTGGTGTCAACACCTATACCCTAATCAACAGGGCCGGTAAAGCACATTACGTGAAGTTTCACTGGAAACCCACTTGTGGAGTAAAATGCTTATTAGAGGAAGAGGCAATTAAAGTAGGTGGCGCAAATCACAGCCATGCCACTCAGGATCTCTATGACTCAATAGCGGCTGGAAATTATCCCGAGTGGAAGCTCTTCATTCAGACAATCGATCCAGATCACGAGGACAGGTTTGACTTTGATCCACTTGATGTCACCAAGACTTGGCCCGAGGACATACTACCTTTGCAGCCGGTGGGCCGCTTGGTGTTAAACAAGAACATTGATAACTTCTTTGCGGAGAATGAGCAGCTTGCCTTTTGCCCTGCCATTATCGTCCCGGGGATTTACTACTCGGATGATAAGTTACTACAAACTCGAATCTTCTCTTATTCTGATACTCAGAGGCACCGGCTTGGACCCAACTATCTTCAGCTTCCTGCAAATGCCCCCAAGTGTGCTCATCACAACAACCACCATGAAGGTTTTATGAATTTCATGCACAGGGATGAGGAG GTCAACTACTTTCCTTCACGATATAGTTCTGTTCGACATGCTGAGAGTGTCCCAATTCCTCCTGCTATTTACACTGGAAAGCGTGATAAG TGCATCATTGAGAAGGAGAATAATTTCAAACAGCCTGGGGAGAGATTCAGATCCTTTGATCCAGACAg GCAAGAGCGCTTTATCTGCCGATGGGTCGAAGCCTTGTCTGACCCAAGGGTCACTCATGAGATACGCATCATTTGGATCTCATACTGGTCTCAG GCCGACAGATCTCTAGGTCAGAAGCTGGCCTCTCGGCTCAACATGAGGCCTAATATTTGA
- the LOC131302653 gene encoding catalase isozyme 1-like isoform X2, which translates to MDPYKFRPSSAYNSPYFTTNSGAPVWNNNSSLTVGTRGPILLEDYHLVEKLANFDRERIPERVVHARGASAKGFFEVTHDISQLTCADFLRAPGVQTPVIVRFSTVIHERGSPETLRDPRGFAVKFYTREGNFDLVGNNFPVFFVRDGMKFPDMVHALKPNPKSHIQENWRIVDFFSHHPESLHMFTFLFDDLGVPQDYRHMEGSGVNTYTLINRAGKAHYVKFHWKPTCGVKCLLEEEAIKVGGANHSHATQDLYDSIAAGNYPEWKLFIQTIDPDHEDRFDFDPLDVTKTWPEDILPLQPVGRLVLNKNIDNFFAENEQLAFCPAIIVPGIYYSDDKLLQTRIFSYSDTQRHRLGPNYLQLPANAPKCAHHNNHHEGFMNFMHRDEEVNYFPSRYSSVRHAESVPIPPAIYTGKRDKCIIEKENNFKQPGERFRSFDPDRQERFICRWVEALSDPRVTHEIRIIWISYWSQADRSLGQKLASRLNMRPNI; encoded by the exons atggaTCCTTACAAG TTTCGCCCGTCAAGTGCATACAACTCCCCGTACTTCACCACGAATTCCGGTGCTCCTGTGTGGAACAACAATTCATCTCTTACAGTTGGAACCAGAG GACCAATTCTGCTAGAGGACTATCATTTGGTGGAGAAGCTTGCCAATTTTGATAGGGAACGCATCCCAGAGCGCGTTGTTCATGCCAGAGGAGCTAGTGCCAAAGGGTTCTTTGAGGTCACTCATGACATTTCTCAACTCACATGCGCTGATTTCCTTCGTGCCCCTGGTGTCCAAACCCCTGTTATTGTCAGGTTTTCCACTGTCATACATGAGCGTGGCAGCCCTGAAACTCTTAGGGATCCTCGAGGTTTTGCTGTGAAATTCTACACTAGAGAG GGTAATTTTGATCTGGTGGGAAACAATTTCCCTGTCTTCTTTGTCCGTGATGGGATGAAGTTCCCTGACATGGTCCATGCTCTAAAACCCAACCCTAAGTCCCATATCCAAGAGAACTGGAGGATCGTTGACTTCTTCTCCCACCACCCAGAAAGCTTGCACATGTTCACTTTCCTCTTTGACGATCTGGGTGTTCCACAGGATTACAGGCACATGGAAGGCTCTGGTGTCAACACCTATACCCTAATCAACAGGGCCGGTAAAGCACATTACGTGAAGTTTCACTGGAAACCCACTTGTGGAGTAAAATGCTTATTAGAGGAAGAGGCAATTAAAGTAGGTGGCGCAAATCACAGCCATGCCACTCAGGATCTCTATGACTCAATAGCGGCTGGAAATTATCCCGAGTGGAAGCTCTTCATTCAGACAATCGATCCAGATCACGAGGACAGGTTTGACTTTGATCCACTTGATGTCACCAAGACTTGGCCCGAGGACATACTACCTTTGCAGCCGGTGGGCCGCTTGGTGTTAAACAAGAACATTGATAACTTCTTTGCGGAGAATGAGCAGCTTGCCTTTTGCCCTGCCATTATCGTCCCGGGGATTTACTACTCGGATGATAAGTTACTACAAACTCGAATCTTCTCTTATTCTGATACTCAGAGGCACCGGCTTGGACCCAACTATCTTCAGCTTCCTGCAAATGCCCCCAAGTGTGCTCATCACAACAACCACCATGAAGGTTTTATGAATTTCATGCACAGGGATGAGGAG GTCAACTACTTTCCTTCACGATATAGTTCTGTTCGACATGCTGAGAGTGTCCCAATTCCTCCTGCTATTTACACTGGAAAGCGTGATAAG TGCATCATTGAGAAGGAGAATAATTTCAAACAGCCTGGGGAGAGATTCAGATCCTTTGATCCAGACAg GCAAGAGCGCTTTATCTGCCGATGGGTCGAAGCCTTGTCTGACCCAAGGGTCACTCATGAGATACGCATCATTTGGATCTCATACTGGTCTCAG GCCGACAGATCTCTAGGTCAGAAGCTGGCCTCTCGGCTCAACATGAGGCCTAATATTTGA
- the LOC131303200 gene encoding uncharacterized protein LOC131303200 has product MTNPGDSSNQPPTTTTTTPQASTPPVSGQAPTPGVAGEGSTTNTSATAVVTVGSPRPSVTRAPPTAVATDSSAASHFVGGAGFEEPSGGGGGGGGSGSGGGAVAVSAGMAVLDIGAGSAARVKAGIGGRVGRGGIRLGQRKRSRDQGDVAGGSGGERVGPPPPPPPVPAGGNVCPVCRRDDFPSFQSLSGHMKTHPERNWRGVNPPPTFSPDEFGDILAQFGEAQGGGVVAEDAAAGGGGDVVVGAAGGDQEAEVAVAVAAGGQDGDATAPPVFDLNKSPAEKAGEPSSSSGKLNLDLNRSPPPPEA; this is encoded by the coding sequence ATGACAAACCCTGGAGATTCTTCCAACCAaccccccaccaccaccaccacaacccccCAAGCCTCCACCCCGCCCGTATCCGGCCAGGCCCCGACGCCTGGCGTGGCAGGAGAAGGTTCAACCACAAATACTAGTGCTACTGCTGTTGTTACTGTTGGTTCTCCTAGGCCTTCCGTGACTAGGGCGCCACCGACTGCAGTGGCCACGGACAGTTCTGCGGCCAGTCACTTTGTTGGTGGCGCTGGCTTTGAAGAGCCTTCCGGTGGCGGaggcggaggtggtggtagtggtagtggggGCGGTGCTGTGGCGGTTTCTGCCGGAATGGCCGTGCTGGACATTGGGGCTGGTAGTGCCGCTCGTGTTAAGGCTGGTATTGGTGGCCGCGTAGGCCGCGGTGGGATAAGGCTTGGTCAGAGGAAGAGAAGCCGTGATCAGGGGGATGTCGCTGGTGGATCAGGAGGAGAGAGGGTAGgtccaccgccgccgccgccaccggTGCCGGCGGGAGGAAATGTCTGCCCGGTTTGTCGAAGGGACGACTTTCCTTCTTTCCAGAGTCTAAGCGGCCACATGAAAACGCACCCGGAGCGAAACTGGCGGGGTGTTAACCCGCCGCCAACTTTCAGCCCGGATGAGTTTGGTGACATTTTAGCCCAGTTCGGCGAGGCCCAAGGCGGTGGGGTGGTGGCAGAAGATGCGGCCGCGGGCGGTGGCGGTGACGTCGTCGTCGGTGCTGCTGGTGGGGATCAGGAGGCAGAAGTGGCGGTTGCGGTTGCGGCCGGAGGGCAGGATGGTGATGCGACTGCGCCGCCGGTATTCGATCTGAACAAGTCGCCGGCGGAAAAAGCGGGCgagccttcttcttcttctgggaAACTTAATCTGGACTTGAACAGGTCCCCTCCACCACCAGAAGCTTGA